A portion of the uncultured Bacteroides sp. genome contains these proteins:
- a CDS encoding carcinine hydrolase/isopenicillin-N N-acyltransferase family protein, giving the protein MKKNLLFIAIMSFFLALAGDIQACTSAVISGKVTPDGRPLLWKNRDTDYAQNSVKYFSGKRYSFVAVVNSRDDNPREIWIGTNSAGFSIMNTQSYNLEKIKKNEERGSANGSVMKLALEVCATVDDFKHFLDSIKKPSMIEANFGVIDAKGGAAMFEVGYYKYTFYDANSPKDAPCGYLARTNFSFAGEVNNGAGYVRYMQEDKLLMPASATKEITPAWIFRELSRSFANSLLGIDLKNGNFNRPKTTGWFVDQDFIARKSTSCSVVVQGVKKDENAELTTMWTVLGYPPASVAVPVWVKGGEQQLPVLLTRDSTTKVSPLCDKAVTLRDRVFSYTQGLGSERYFNWELLYNDNKTGYMQRLAPVEEEIFNRTIPKLTEWRMQGRLNQDQVSSLYSELDQYVAEKYKELFAL; this is encoded by the coding sequence ATGAAAAAAAATCTGCTTTTTATTGCTATTATGTCTTTTTTTCTTGCTTTAGCAGGAGATATTCAGGCATGTACTTCCGCTGTTATTTCGGGTAAGGTTACTCCTGATGGTCGCCCGCTTTTGTGGAAGAATAGAGATACGGACTATGCACAAAATAGTGTGAAATATTTCTCAGGCAAGCGTTATTCGTTTGTTGCTGTGGTAAATAGCAGGGATGATAACCCGCGTGAAATATGGATTGGAACAAACTCAGCAGGATTTTCCATTATGAACACGCAATCTTATAATCTTGAAAAGATAAAAAAGAATGAAGAGCGTGGTTCGGCCAATGGTAGCGTAATGAAACTCGCTCTTGAGGTGTGTGCAACGGTAGATGACTTTAAACATTTTCTTGATTCAATAAAGAAACCCAGTATGATAGAAGCCAACTTTGGTGTGATTGACGCAAAAGGTGGAGCTGCTATGTTTGAAGTGGGTTATTACAAATATACGTTCTATGATGCAAATAGTCCCAAGGATGCCCCTTGCGGATACCTTGCCCGGACTAATTTCTCCTTTGCCGGTGAAGTGAACAATGGTGCGGGATATGTTCGATACATGCAAGAAGATAAGCTTCTGATGCCGGCTTCTGCTACTAAAGAGATTACACCCGCATGGATTTTTCGTGAGCTATCTCGTTCTTTTGCCAATTCATTGTTAGGCATCGATTTGAAGAATGGTAACTTCAACCGCCCAAAAACCACTGGTTGGTTTGTCGATCAAGATTTTATTGCCCGTAAAAGTACTTCTTGTTCTGTAGTTGTGCAGGGAGTGAAGAAGGATGAAAATGCAGAACTGACTACCATGTGGACGGTTTTGGGCTATCCTCCTGCAAGTGTGGCAGTACCTGTATGGGTGAAAGGAGGGGAACAGCAGCTTCCGGTTCTGTTAACTCGTGATAGTACGACAAAGGTTTCTCCTTTGTGTGATAAAGCAGTGACTTTGCGTGATCGCGTGTTTTCGTATACTCAAGGCTTGGGCAGTGAACGATATTTCAATTGGGAACTTCTGTACAATGACAACAAAACCGGCTATATGCAAAGGCTGGCTCCGGTGGAAGAAGAAATCTTTAATCGTACCATTCCAAAACTTACTGAATGGCGCATGCAGGGGAGGCTGAATCAGGATCAAGTAAGCTCACTCTATTCTGAACTTGATCAGTATGTTGCGGAGAAATACAAGGAGCTATTTGCGCTTTAA
- the pyrF gene encoding orotidine-5'-phosphate decarboxylase, which yields MNKQQLFENIKRKKTFLCVGLDTDIKKIPEHLLKEEDPIFAFNKAIIDATADLCIAYKPNLAFYESLGVKGWIAFEKTVNYIKDNYPDQFIIADAKRGDIGNTSEMYARSFFDELNIDSVTVAPYMGEDSVKPFLLYPEKWVILLALTSNKGSQDFQLTEDSNGERLFEKVLKKSQEWASDEQMMYVVGATQGQMFLDIRKYVPNHFLLVPGVGAQGGSLEEVCKYGMNSTCGLIVNSSRAIIYADKTERFAEAAHIAAKEVQEEMAEQLKKII from the coding sequence ATGAACAAGCAGCAATTATTTGAAAACATAAAACGCAAAAAAACATTCCTATGTGTGGGATTGGATACGGATATCAAAAAGATACCGGAACACCTATTGAAAGAGGAAGATCCTATCTTTGCGTTCAACAAAGCTATTATCGATGCTACTGCCGATCTCTGCATCGCATATAAACCTAATTTAGCTTTCTATGAAAGCTTGGGTGTAAAAGGATGGATTGCTTTTGAAAAGACAGTGAATTATATTAAAGATAATTATCCGGACCAATTCATCATCGCCGATGCTAAACGAGGCGATATAGGAAATACCAGCGAGATGTATGCTCGGTCTTTCTTTGATGAACTGAACATTGATTCTGTAACAGTAGCACCCTATATGGGAGAAGACAGTGTAAAACCTTTCCTACTGTATCCTGAAAAGTGGGTAATCCTGTTGGCACTGACTTCCAACAAAGGTTCGCAAGACTTCCAGCTAACAGAAGACAGTAACGGTGAACGCCTTTTCGAGAAAGTATTGAAAAAATCTCAAGAATGGGCATCTGACGAACAAATGATGTATGTAGTAGGTGCTACACAGGGACAGATGTTTCTTGATATCCGTAAATATGTACCCAATCACTTCCTTCTGGTACCGGGTGTCGGGGCTCAGGGAGGATCACTCGAAGAAGTATGTAAATATGGGATGAATAGCACATGCGGGCTGATAGTAAATTCCTCTCGTGCAATTATCTATGCCGACAAAACAGAACGTTTTGCTGAAGCTGCCCATATAGCAGCTAAAGAAGTGCAAGAAGAGATGGCGGAGCAACTGAAGAAGATTATTTAA
- the miaA gene encoding tRNA (adenosine(37)-N6)-dimethylallyltransferase MiaA: MTKTLVVLIGPTGVGKTELSLRLAEEFNTSIVSSDSRQLYADLKIGTATPTPEQLKRIPHHFIGILKLTDYYSAAQYEMEALALLESLFVEKDVVILTGGSMMYVDAICKGIDDIPTVDSDTRELMLSRYENEGLENLSNELKLLDPEYYKIVDIKNPKRVIHALEICYMTGKTYTSFRIREKKQRPFRILKIGLTRDREELYNRINQRVDIMMEEGLLEEAKSVYPYRQLNALNTVGYKELFNYLDGQWTLSFAIDKIKQNSRIYSRKQMTWFKRDEEIRWFHPQQEEEIVAYLSNTMQ; the protein is encoded by the coding sequence ATGACAAAAACATTAGTTGTTCTTATAGGGCCTACAGGTGTCGGGAAAACAGAATTAAGCCTCCGGCTTGCGGAGGAGTTTAATACAAGCATTGTCTCTTCTGATTCCCGACAGCTGTACGCCGATTTAAAAATAGGGACAGCGACCCCCACCCCGGAACAACTGAAACGCATTCCACACCACTTCATAGGAATACTTAAGCTTACCGACTATTACAGTGCCGCTCAATACGAAATGGAAGCTTTAGCACTATTAGAATCCCTTTTTGTAGAAAAAGATGTAGTGATACTCACCGGTGGATCGATGATGTATGTCGATGCTATTTGCAAAGGCATTGATGACATTCCTACTGTTGATAGTGACACGCGCGAGTTGATGCTGAGCAGATACGAAAATGAGGGTTTGGAGAATCTCAGCAACGAACTTAAGCTACTAGACCCTGAATACTATAAAATAGTCGATATCAAGAATCCCAAACGAGTGATTCATGCACTGGAGATCTGCTACATGACCGGAAAAACATATACCTCTTTCCGCATTCGTGAGAAAAAACAACGTCCGTTCCGAATCTTAAAGATAGGACTCACGCGTGATCGCGAGGAACTTTATAACCGCATCAACCAACGAGTAGACATCATGATGGAAGAAGGACTACTTGAAGAAGCCAAAAGCGTATATCCTTATCGACAACTCAATGCTCTCAACACTGTGGGTTATAAAGAGTTATTCAACTATCTGGATGGTCAATGGACTCTCTCCTTTGCTATTGATAAGATAAAGCAGAATTCTCGCATCTATTCGCGTAAGCAGATGACCTGGTTCAAACGTGATGAGGAGATACGTTGGTTCCATCCGCAACAAGAGGAGGAAATAGTAGCGTACCTCTCAAATACTATGCAGTAA
- a CDS encoding bifunctional UDP-3-O-[3-hydroxymyristoyl] N-acetylglucosamine deacetylase/3-hydroxyacyl-ACP dehydratase, giving the protein MLKQKTLKDSFSLSGKGLHTGLDLTVTFNPAPDNHGYKIQRIDMEGQPIIDAIANNVIETTRGTVLANGNAKVSTVEHAMAALYALGIDNCLIQVNGPEFPILDGSAQYYVQEIERVGTEEQNAVKDFYIIKSKIEFRDEETGSSIIVLPDENFSLNVLVSYDSTIIPNQFATLENMDSFASEIAASRTFVFVREIEPLLSAGLIKGGDLDNAIVIYERQMSQENYDKLADVMRVPHMDANHLGYINHKPLVWANECARHKLLDVIGDLALIGKPIKGRIIATRPGHTINNKFARQMRKEIRSHEIQAPSYNCNEEPVMDVNRIRELLPHRYPFQLVDKVIEIGANYIVGVKNVTINEPFFQGHFPQEPVMPGVLQVEAMAQVGGLLVLNSVDDPERYSTYFMKIDGIKFRQKVVPGDTLVFRVEMLSPIRRGISTMKGYAFVGETVTCEAEFMAQIVKNK; this is encoded by the coding sequence ATGTTGAAACAAAAAACACTGAAAGATAGCTTTTCGCTGAGTGGAAAAGGTCTTCACACTGGGCTTGACCTTACGGTAACGTTCAATCCGGCTCCGGACAACCATGGCTACAAGATACAGCGTATCGACATGGAGGGGCAACCCATTATTGATGCCATAGCCAATAATGTTATTGAAACCACGCGTGGTACAGTATTGGCAAATGGCAATGCAAAAGTTAGTACCGTAGAACATGCTATGGCAGCACTCTACGCTTTGGGCATAGATAATTGCTTAATCCAAGTAAATGGCCCCGAATTCCCTATTTTAGATGGAAGCGCACAATACTATGTACAAGAAATAGAAAGAGTAGGAACAGAAGAGCAAAATGCGGTAAAGGATTTCTATATCATAAAATCTAAAATAGAGTTTCGTGATGAAGAAACCGGATCTTCTATTATTGTCCTGCCGGATGAAAATTTCAGTCTCAATGTTCTTGTCTCATACGATTCAACTATTATCCCAAACCAGTTTGCCACTCTGGAAAACATGGACAGTTTTGCTTCTGAAATAGCAGCAAGTCGCACATTCGTTTTTGTCAGAGAGATTGAGCCACTACTTTCTGCCGGATTGATCAAAGGTGGTGACTTGGACAATGCGATTGTAATCTATGAGCGTCAGATGTCTCAAGAAAACTATGACAAGCTGGCCGATGTGATGAGAGTTCCTCACATGGATGCCAACCATCTAGGTTACATCAATCATAAGCCTTTGGTATGGGCCAATGAATGTGCACGACACAAACTATTAGATGTAATTGGTGACCTTGCCTTGATTGGAAAACCGATCAAAGGAAGGATCATTGCAACTCGTCCCGGACACACAATCAACAACAAGTTTGCTCGCCAAATGCGTAAGGAAATTCGTTCGCACGAAATACAAGCACCAAGCTACAACTGCAACGAAGAACCTGTGATGGATGTAAATCGTATCCGCGAACTTCTCCCACACCGTTACCCCTTCCAATTGGTTGATAAAGTGATTGAAATTGGCGCTAATTACATTGTAGGTGTGAAGAACGTTACAATAAATGAACCTTTCTTCCAAGGGCACTTCCCGCAAGAGCCCGTTATGCCAGGCGTACTACAAGTAGAAGCAATGGCACAAGTCGGAGGTTTACTGGTACTGAATTCAGTAGATGATCCCGAACGATATTCTACTTACTTTATGAAAATAGACGGAATTAAATTCCGCCAAAAAGTCGTTCCCGGAGATACCTTGGTTTTCCGTGTTGAAATGCTGTCCCCTATTCGTAGAGGTATTTCTACCATGAAAGGCTATGCTTTTGTAGGAGAGACAGTAACTTGTGAAGCCGAATTTATGGCACAAATAGTAAAAAATAAATAA
- the lpxD gene encoding UDP-3-O-(3-hydroxymyristoyl)glucosamine N-acyltransferase — translation MEFSAKQIAAFIQGEIIGNEDVTIHTFAKIEEGIPGAISFLANPKYTSYIYSTQSSIVLVNKDFVAEHEVKATLIKVENAYESLAKLLNLYEMSKPKKQGIDSLAYIAPTAKIGANVYIGPFAYIGDNTVIGDGTLIYPHTYVGDGASVGTGCILYSNVNIYHDCRIGNECILHSGVVIGADGFGFAPTPEGYEKIPQIGIVIIKDKVEIGANTCIDRATMGATVIHEGVKLDNLIQVAHNDEVGAHTVMAAQAGIAGSTKVGEWCMIGGQAGLAGHAKIGDKVGIAGQSGVPGNVASGSQIMGSPSFDAKRFFKATVAFKKLPEIYAEVNSLRKEINELKQQLNK, via the coding sequence ATGGAATTTTCAGCTAAGCAAATAGCAGCATTTATACAGGGGGAAATCATCGGAAATGAAGATGTGACTATCCATACATTTGCTAAAATTGAAGAAGGAATACCAGGAGCAATTTCTTTTCTGGCAAACCCCAAATATACCTCTTATATATACAGCACTCAATCGAGCATTGTATTAGTCAATAAAGATTTTGTAGCAGAGCATGAAGTAAAAGCTACTTTAATCAAAGTAGAAAACGCATACGAGAGTCTGGCCAAGCTGCTTAACCTGTATGAAATGAGCAAACCCAAAAAACAAGGAATTGACTCATTAGCATACATTGCGCCAACAGCAAAAATCGGAGCAAATGTGTATATTGGCCCATTTGCCTATATTGGCGATAATACAGTTATTGGCGATGGCACATTGATTTATCCGCATACATACGTAGGTGATGGTGCAAGTGTTGGAACAGGATGCATACTCTATTCTAACGTAAACATTTACCACGATTGCCGCATTGGCAATGAATGTATCTTGCATTCGGGAGTAGTAATTGGTGCCGACGGCTTTGGTTTTGCCCCAACGCCCGAAGGATACGAAAAAATACCTCAAATAGGAATAGTCATCATAAAAGATAAAGTAGAAATAGGAGCAAATACCTGCATCGACAGAGCAACAATGGGAGCAACAGTCATCCACGAAGGAGTGAAACTGGATAATCTTATTCAAGTGGCTCATAATGATGAAGTTGGAGCTCATACGGTTATGGCTGCACAGGCAGGAATTGCCGGTTCTACAAAGGTAGGCGAGTGGTGCATGATTGGTGGACAAGCCGGCTTAGCAGGACATGCAAAGATTGGAGACAAAGTAGGCATCGCAGGGCAATCTGGCGTTCCGGGTAATGTAGCATCCGGTTCTCAAATTATGGGTTCACCCTCATTTGATGCTAAAAGATTCTTCAAAGCAACTGTAGCATTCAAGAAACTACCAGAAATCTACGCTGAAGTGAACTCCCTTCGCAAAGAAATAAACGAATTAAAACAACAATTAAATAAGTAA
- the lpxA gene encoding acyl-ACP--UDP-N-acetylglucosamine O-acyltransferase — MISPLAYIHPEAKVGENVEIAPFVYVDKNVIIGDNNKIMANASILYGSRIGNGNTIFPGAVIGAIPQDLKFKGEESTAEIGDNNLIRENVTINRGTAAKGRTLVGNNNLLMEGVHVAHDASIGNNCIIGNSTKMAGEITIDDNAIVSAAVLMHQFCHIGGYVMVQGGCRFSKDIPPYIIAGRDPITYSGINIIGLRRRGFSNETIEDIHNTYRIIYQSGLNITDALEKVEAEVSMTPEIEYIVKFIRSSERGIIK; from the coding sequence ATGATAAGTCCCTTAGCGTATATTCACCCCGAAGCAAAAGTTGGGGAAAACGTAGAGATTGCCCCCTTTGTATATGTTGATAAAAATGTTATAATTGGTGATAATAACAAGATTATGGCCAATGCTAGTATTTTATACGGCTCACGCATCGGCAACGGAAATACTATATTCCCAGGTGCCGTTATCGGAGCTATTCCACAAGATTTAAAATTTAAAGGAGAAGAAAGTACAGCAGAAATTGGTGACAACAACCTTATTCGCGAAAATGTAACAATCAACCGTGGGACGGCTGCCAAAGGCAGAACGCTAGTAGGCAATAACAACCTTTTGATGGAAGGGGTACATGTGGCACACGATGCTTCCATTGGAAATAATTGTATCATTGGAAACTCAACAAAGATGGCCGGAGAAATCACGATTGATGATAACGCCATCGTGAGTGCCGCAGTGTTGATGCATCAATTTTGTCACATAGGAGGCTATGTAATGGTGCAAGGTGGTTGTCGCTTCAGCAAGGATATTCCTCCATATATCATTGCCGGAAGAGACCCTATCACCTATAGTGGAATCAATATCATTGGTTTGCGCCGTCGTGGATTTTCTAATGAAACAATAGAAGACATACACAATACGTACCGCATCATTTACCAAAGTGGCTTAAACATCACCGATGCACTGGAAAAAGTGGAAGCAGAAGTTAGTATGACTCCCGAAATAGAATACATCGTAAAGTTTATACGCAGCTCAGAAAGAGGAATTATTAAATAG
- a CDS encoding HD domain-containing protein → MTNKRKIINDPVFGFINIPKGLLYDLVRHPLLQRLNRIKQMGLSSVVYPGAQHTRFQHSLGAFYLMKEAITQLTAKGNFIFDSEAEAVQIAILLHDIGHGPFSHVLEDTIVKGVSHEEISLMLMERMNKEMHGQLTLAIQIFKDEYSKRFLHQLVSGQLDMDRLDYLRRDSFYTGVTEGSIGSARIIEMLNVEDDQLVIEAKGIYSIENFLTARRLMYWQVYLHKTSVAYERMLISALLRAKELAEQGVELFASPALRFFLYNNIGHDEFHNNPDCLENFIQLDDNDIWTSLKVWSTHTDKVLSTLSLGMINRNIFKVEISTEPISLEREKELTYHISQQLNISLYEARYFVSTPSIEKNMYDPADDSIDIIYHDGTIKNIAEASDMLNFALLSKKVKKYYICYHRLH, encoded by the coding sequence ATGACGAATAAACGTAAAATCATCAATGATCCGGTTTTCGGTTTCATCAATATTCCCAAAGGATTATTGTATGACCTCGTGAGGCATCCGCTGCTTCAACGGCTGAACCGTATCAAACAGATGGGGCTATCATCTGTGGTCTATCCCGGAGCGCAGCACACGCGTTTTCAACACTCCTTGGGAGCATTCTACCTGATGAAGGAAGCCATCACACAACTCACAGCCAAAGGGAACTTTATCTTCGACAGTGAAGCAGAAGCCGTACAAATTGCCATTCTGCTGCACGACATCGGGCATGGACCTTTTTCTCACGTGCTCGAAGATACGATTGTAAAAGGAGTGTCTCACGAAGAGATATCGTTGATGCTCATGGAGCGAATGAACAAAGAGATGCATGGGCAACTCACTCTCGCCATTCAAATATTTAAAGACGAATATTCGAAGAGATTTTTGCACCAATTGGTCAGCGGGCAGTTGGACATGGACAGACTCGACTATTTGCGTCGCGACAGCTTCTATACCGGAGTGACAGAAGGTAGCATTGGGTCGGCTAGAATCATTGAAATGCTCAACGTAGAAGATGATCAACTAGTCATTGAAGCCAAAGGCATTTACTCGATAGAAAACTTCCTCACAGCACGTCGCCTGATGTATTGGCAGGTATATTTGCACAAAACATCTGTAGCCTACGAACGAATGCTCATCAGTGCTTTACTACGAGCAAAAGAGTTAGCGGAACAAGGCGTAGAATTATTTGCCTCACCGGCCCTACGTTTCTTCTTATATAATAATATCGGGCATGATGAATTTCACAACAATCCTGATTGTTTGGAGAATTTCATCCAACTCGATGACAACGATATATGGACATCTTTAAAGGTATGGAGTACCCATACTGACAAAGTTCTTTCGACACTAAGTCTGGGCATGATTAATCGCAACATATTTAAAGTAGAGATATCCACCGAACCTATTAGTCTAGAAAGAGAAAAAGAATTAACTTATCACATTAGCCAACAATTGAATATCAGCCTTTACGAAGCGAGATATTTTGTTTCTACCCCCAGTATTGAAAAGAATATGTATGATCCGGCAGACGACAGTATAGATATTATCTACCATGACGGTACAATAAAAAATATTGCTGAAGCATCTGATATGTTGAACTTTGCATTGCTTTCTAAGAAAGTAAAGAAGTACTATATTTGCTACCACCGTTTGCATTGA